From the genome of Amia ocellicauda isolate fAmiCal2 chromosome 14, fAmiCal2.hap1, whole genome shotgun sequence, one region includes:
- the LOC136767562 gene encoding uncharacterized protein LOC136767562, with protein MTRLPLGSLQLCLAVLLLLPGCCGGSYYYEDESPNTGTPDYENSTFDYYFYSNTSSDYEGFEMLGKNHAPTLLPPCCLVLVCLFIFRLCRSL; from the exons ATGACAAGACTGCCTCTCGGATCCCTGCAGCTCTGCCTGGCTGTGCTATTGCTTCTGCCCGGGTGCTGTG GAGGAAGCTACTACTACGAAGACGAATCGCCCAACACAGGGACGCCAGATTACGAAAACAGCACTTTTGACTACTACTTCTACA GCAACACCAGCAGCGATTACGAAGGTTTCGAGATGCTTGGGAAGAACCAT GCACCCACGCTTCTCCCTCCCTGCTGTCTGGTCCTAGTGTGTCTGTTCATTTTCCGGCTCTGTCGATCACTGTGA